The following proteins are co-located in the Acinetobacter sp. NCu2D-2 genome:
- a CDS encoding ammonium transporter, with translation MENTGIWVAVVIIVFVMGSILGLRVSPREKAIGIMRDRARKLGLHPRLVVAPDWTKIPMATENRASMVAYYSVLLPEARLPLMRARVVDQKLQLVHGDDKFKDFPIALKGIYAIDMQANCVGMFWDEEADLKATQLDDIKALLHSLAEL, from the coding sequence ATGGAAAACACTGGAATTTGGGTTGCGGTTGTCATCATTGTTTTTGTGATGGGTTCGATTTTGGGTCTGCGCGTCAGTCCAAGAGAAAAGGCCATTGGCATCATGCGTGATCGTGCGCGTAAATTGGGATTGCATCCCCGTTTGGTCGTTGCACCTGACTGGACCAAAATTCCAATGGCGACAGAAAATCGTGCCAGTATGGTGGCGTATTATAGCGTATTGCTTCCTGAAGCGCGTTTGCCTCTTATGCGTGCACGTGTAGTCGACCAAAAGTTACAACTTGTACACGGCGATGACAAATTTAAAGATTTTCCCATTGCATTAAAGGGTATATATGCTATTGATATGCAGGCGAACTGCGTGGGAATGTTTTGGGATGAAGAAGCCGATTTAAAAGCCACCCAGTTAGACGATATCAAAGCATTATTACATTCTTTGGCTGAACTTTAA
- the topA gene encoding type I DNA topoisomerase, translated as MANAPRSTSKSSTAKSSEAGSKRALVIVESPAKAKTINKYLGSNYIVKSSVGHVRDLPTGGGAKTAEKKPATRTKLTPEQKAEKSQQALINRMGVDPEHDWKAKYEVLPGKENVVAELKKLASQVDEVYLATDMDREGEAIAWHLKEVIGGDDSRYQRVVFNEITKNAIQEAFKQPSRLDIDKVNAQQARRFLDRVVGFMISPLLWEKIARGLSAGRVQSVAVKLVVEREREIRKFIPEEYWQVFANTKSKKDDIRLEAVKQNGKTLKLHNKAETDALLNLIKDAEYKVSSREDKPTKVNPSAPYITSTLQQAASTRLGFSVKKTMMLAQRLYEAGFITYMRTDSTFLSDDAVNMVRGHIETEYGNKYLPAKPNRYGNKAGAQEAHEAIRPSNVALKGDSLVGVERDAQRLYDLIWRQFVACQMTPAEYLSSTILVDANGVELKAKGRTLVFDGFTKVRGQNKSDDDVLLPAVKVGEVLKLEKLDPSQHFTKPPARFTEASLVKELEKKGIGRPSTYAAIISTIQDRGYVKLDNRRLFAEKMGEIVTDRLDENFNNLMNYAFTADLEGQLDKVADGERNWKELLNSFYGDFKQRLTKAQGEDGMRRNQPVEVDAVHCKECDRPMQIRTGTTGVFLGCSGYNLPPKERCKGTFNLTPVESLAALSDDDAAETADLMSKKRCPICETAMDSYVIDGGRKLHVCGNNPDCNGYELEEGEFKIKGYDGPTIPCDKCDGEMQLKTGRFGPYFACNSCDNTRKVLKNGQPAPPRVDPIKMEHLRSTKHDDFFVLRDGAAGLFLAASKFPKVRETRAPKVAELRTVADQLDPKYQFILQAPDVDPEGNPTLVKFSRKNQAQYIGSETPEGKQTKWSMVFNDGKWVEA; from the coding sequence ATGGCGAACGCTCCTCGATCCACATCCAAAAGTAGCACAGCAAAATCTTCTGAAGCTGGGAGCAAGCGTGCCTTAGTGATTGTGGAGTCGCCTGCAAAAGCGAAAACAATCAACAAATATTTAGGTTCGAACTACATTGTGAAATCATCTGTGGGTCACGTACGTGACTTACCTACAGGTGGTGGTGCAAAAACTGCTGAGAAAAAACCAGCAACACGTACCAAGCTGACGCCAGAACAAAAAGCGGAAAAATCACAACAAGCGCTGATTAACCGTATGGGTGTCGATCCTGAGCACGATTGGAAAGCCAAATACGAAGTTCTTCCTGGTAAAGAAAATGTCGTCGCCGAACTGAAAAAATTGGCATCGCAAGTCGATGAAGTCTACCTCGCAACGGATATGGACCGTGAAGGGGAAGCCATCGCTTGGCATTTAAAAGAAGTGATCGGCGGTGATGATTCACGTTATCAACGTGTGGTATTTAACGAGATTACCAAAAATGCCATTCAGGAAGCCTTTAAACAGCCGTCACGCCTAGATATCGATAAAGTCAATGCACAGCAAGCACGTCGCTTCTTAGACCGTGTGGTGGGCTTTATGATCTCGCCATTACTGTGGGAAAAAATTGCCCGTGGTTTATCGGCAGGTCGTGTACAGTCGGTTGCGGTTAAACTTGTGGTGGAACGTGAACGCGAAATCCGTAAGTTTATCCCTGAAGAATATTGGCAAGTCTTTGCAAATACTAAATCGAAGAAAGATGACATCCGTCTAGAAGCTGTGAAGCAAAATGGTAAAACCTTAAAACTTCACAACAAAGCGGAAACCGATGCGCTTCTAAATCTGATCAAAGATGCTGAATATAAAGTATCAAGTCGTGAAGATAAACCGACTAAGGTCAATCCAAGCGCACCGTATATCACATCGACCCTTCAACAAGCAGCTAGTACTCGTCTCGGTTTTTCTGTGAAGAAAACCATGATGCTCGCGCAGCGTTTGTATGAAGCTGGTTTTATTACCTATATGCGTACCGACTCGACCTTCTTAAGTGATGATGCCGTCAATATGGTGCGTGGTCATATTGAAACAGAATATGGCAATAAATACTTACCTGCTAAGCCAAACCGATATGGTAATAAGGCAGGTGCACAAGAAGCCCATGAAGCGATTCGTCCATCCAATGTAGCTTTAAAAGGTGATAGCCTTGTCGGTGTGGAACGTGATGCACAGCGCTTGTATGACCTCATTTGGCGTCAGTTTGTAGCCTGTCAGATGACACCAGCCGAATACTTGTCTTCAACTATTTTGGTTGATGCCAACGGCGTAGAACTGAAAGCCAAAGGTCGTACACTGGTATTTGACGGCTTTACCAAAGTTCGTGGTCAAAACAAATCCGATGATGATGTGTTATTGCCTGCAGTCAAAGTGGGTGAAGTACTGAAACTTGAGAAACTTGATCCTTCTCAACACTTCACCAAACCACCTGCACGCTTTACTGAAGCATCACTCGTTAAAGAACTCGAGAAAAAAGGCATTGGTCGTCCATCCACCTATGCGGCAATTATTTCCACCATTCAAGACCGTGGTTATGTGAAGCTCGACAACCGTCGTCTCTTTGCCGAGAAGATGGGTGAAATCGTCACAGATCGTCTCGATGAAAACTTTAATAACCTGATGAACTATGCGTTTACCGCAGATTTAGAAGGTCAGCTCGATAAAGTAGCCGATGGCGAACGTAATTGGAAAGAGCTTTTAAACAGTTTCTATGGCGATTTCAAACAACGTCTAACCAAAGCACAAGGTGAAGACGGCATGCGTCGTAATCAGCCAGTTGAAGTCGATGCGGTGCATTGTAAAGAGTGTGACCGTCCAATGCAGATTCGTACCGGTACCACGGGCGTATTCTTGGGCTGTTCAGGCTATAACTTACCGCCAAAAGAACGTTGTAAAGGCACATTTAACCTTACACCTGTAGAGTCTTTGGCTGCGCTGTCAGATGATGATGCGGCTGAAACTGCAGACCTGATGTCGAAAAAACGTTGTCCAATTTGTGAAACTGCAATGGATAGCTATGTGATTGATGGTGGTCGGAAACTACATGTCTGCGGCAATAACCCAGACTGTAACGGTTATGAGCTCGAAGAAGGTGAGTTCAAAATCAAAGGTTACGATGGTCCAACCATTCCATGCGACAAGTGTGATGGCGAAATGCAGTTGAAGACCGGTCGTTTTGGTCCTTACTTTGCCTGCAACAGCTGTGACAATACCCGTAAAGTATTGAAAAATGGTCAGCCTGCACCGCCGCGTGTAGATCCAATCAAAATGGAACACTTGCGTTCAACCAAACACGATGACTTCTTTGTTCTTCGTGATGGTGCAGCAGGTTTGTTCTTGGCAGCAAGTAAGTTCCCGAAAGTGCGTGAAACCCGTGCACCGAAAGTGGCAGAGCTGCGTACTGTGGCCGACCAGCTTGATCCAAAATATCAATTTATTTTGCAAGCCCCAGATGTTGACCCAGAAGGGAATCCGACATTGGTGAAATTTAGCCGTAAAAACCAAGCGCAATATATCGGCTCGGAAACACCTGAAGGCAAACAAACCAAATGGTCTATGGTCTTTAATGATGGTAAATGGGTTGAAGCCTAA
- a CDS encoding LpxL/LpxP family acyltransferase, which produces MSHQPEYKPGEFQWSFLLPQYWGIWIGIVCLMILAILPWALQYRLGQALGNICFKALKSRRETTLRNLEVCFPEWSPAEVEANARQVFVDQMIGVFETLNAWYSPKWFKGRVSIEGLEYIHQAQAEGKGMLLLGTHSTLLDAGGYLCAQYFEPDVVYRPQNNPLLDMLIYRCRATIYANQIDHDDMRGLVRKLKDGHPIWYSPDQDFGLKQGVMAPFFGVPAATVTAHRRLLKMTKAAAIPLYFYRHGDIADPKYHVLIEPPVENLPSDDELDDATRVNLIIERQLRIAPTQYMWFHRRFKTRPEGFEKIY; this is translated from the coding sequence ATGAGTCATCAGCCCGAATATAAACCCGGTGAATTCCAATGGTCTTTCTTGCTTCCGCAATATTGGGGCATTTGGATTGGAATTGTATGTCTGATGATTTTGGCAATTTTACCTTGGGCACTGCAATATCGCTTAGGACAGGCTTTAGGCAATATCTGTTTTAAAGCGCTGAAATCACGCCGTGAAACAACACTTCGTAATCTTGAAGTGTGCTTTCCTGAATGGTCACCGGCTGAAGTTGAAGCCAATGCGCGTCAAGTCTTTGTCGATCAAATGATTGGTGTATTTGAGACACTCAATGCATGGTATAGCCCAAAATGGTTTAAAGGTCGTGTCAGCATTGAAGGATTAGAATATATCCATCAAGCACAAGCCGAAGGTAAAGGTATGCTTTTACTCGGTACTCATTCGACTTTGCTCGATGCAGGTGGATATTTGTGTGCACAATATTTCGAGCCAGATGTGGTGTATCGCCCCCAAAACAACCCATTACTCGATATGTTGATTTATCGTTGCCGCGCCACCATTTATGCTAATCAAATTGATCATGATGACATGCGTGGTTTGGTTCGAAAATTAAAAGACGGTCACCCGATTTGGTACAGTCCCGATCAGGATTTTGGGCTTAAACAAGGGGTAATGGCGCCATTCTTTGGTGTGCCTGCTGCAACAGTAACGGCTCATCGACGTTTACTCAAAATGACCAAAGCAGCAGCCATTCCTTTGTATTTTTATCGTCATGGTGATATTGCTGATCCAAAGTATCATGTACTGATTGAACCACCTGTCGAGAATTTACCAAGTGATGATGAACTTGATGATGCAACACGTGTGAATCTGATTATTGAACGTCAGTTACGTATCGCTCCAACCCAATATATGTGGTTCCACCGCCGCTTTAAAACACGGCCTGAAGGTTTTGAAAAAATTTATTAA
- a CDS encoding ATP-binding cassette domain-containing protein produces MAYITLRDVQLAFGGPALLDGANFSLERGERVCLIGRNGEGKSTLLKLIDGSLLPDNGEVSLQNGITISMLAQDVPMDSGKVADIVADGVGEAAQVLRDYHAASDACVLGDMEACERMGNLQHQMDQLDGWSLETRVNSILGKMGLDPEADLADLSGGRKRRVLLARALLMQPDVLLLDEPTNHLDVESIEWLEKFLLDQNNLTLLFISHDRSFVDSIATRIVELDRGILRSYEGNYSRYLELKAQQMEAEEKQNALFDKRLAEEEVWIRQGIKARRTRNEGRVRALKALREESKARRSQQGKVSMATQDAQRSGKVVFEIENLGVQFGDNAPIIKDFSALVLRGDRIGLVGDNGVGKTTLIKAILGQQEHTGTVKTGTQLEVAYFDQLRNVLDLEKSVKDNVAEGSDHVDINGSRRHIYSYLQDFLFSPERARTPVKALSGGERNRILLAKLLLKPSNLIVMDEPTNDLDMVTLELLEEMLSAYKGTLLLISHDRAFMDNVVTSTWVFDGKGNINEYIGGYQDYLQQRPDDKVVDQKAAVKKAQAKAEAAAATAAPAAKKVKLSYKDQRALEQLPAEMEALEKEQADINALLADGSLFVTDSDKAMQLSERLGEIDELLFEKLERWEELENLSKG; encoded by the coding sequence ATGGCCTATATTACCCTTAGGGATGTCCAACTTGCGTTTGGTGGACCTGCCCTGCTCGACGGCGCAAATTTCAGTTTAGAACGTGGCGAACGAGTGTGTTTGATCGGCCGTAATGGTGAAGGTAAGTCTACCTTACTTAAACTGATTGACGGAAGTTTGCTACCCGATAATGGCGAAGTTTCGCTGCAAAATGGCATTACCATTTCCATGCTTGCCCAAGACGTGCCGATGGACTCCGGTAAGGTTGCTGATATTGTAGCAGATGGTGTCGGTGAAGCTGCACAAGTCCTACGTGACTATCATGCAGCAAGTGATGCCTGTGTGCTAGGCGATATGGAAGCCTGTGAACGTATGGGTAACCTGCAACATCAAATGGATCAACTTGATGGTTGGTCACTTGAAACTCGCGTCAATTCAATTTTAGGAAAAATGGGTTTAGACCCTGAAGCTGATTTGGCTGATCTATCTGGTGGTCGTAAGCGTCGTGTACTTTTAGCACGTGCTCTACTCATGCAACCTGATGTGCTGTTACTTGATGAACCAACAAACCATTTGGACGTTGAAAGCATTGAATGGTTAGAGAAATTCCTTCTAGATCAAAACAATCTGACATTACTATTCATTTCCCATGACCGTTCATTTGTGGACAGCATTGCGACACGTATTGTTGAGCTTGATCGAGGTATTTTGCGCAGCTATGAAGGGAACTATTCACGTTACTTAGAACTCAAAGCACAGCAAATGGAAGCGGAAGAAAAGCAAAATGCGCTGTTTGACAAACGCTTAGCTGAAGAAGAAGTCTGGATTCGCCAAGGTATTAAGGCGCGTCGTACCCGTAACGAAGGTCGTGTACGTGCTTTAAAAGCACTACGTGAAGAATCTAAAGCACGTCGCTCACAACAAGGTAAAGTCAGTATGGCTACCCAAGACGCGCAGCGTTCAGGGAAAGTCGTTTTTGAAATTGAGAATTTGGGCGTTCAATTTGGTGACAATGCACCAATTATTAAAGACTTCTCAGCACTTGTACTTCGTGGTGACCGTATTGGTTTAGTCGGCGATAACGGTGTCGGTAAAACCACGCTGATTAAAGCGATTTTGGGTCAGCAAGAACATACAGGTACAGTGAAAACCGGTACGCAGCTTGAAGTCGCTTATTTTGACCAATTGCGTAATGTGCTCGATTTAGAAAAATCAGTCAAAGACAACGTGGCTGAAGGTTCTGACCACGTCGATATTAATGGAAGTCGTCGTCACATCTACAGTTATTTACAAGACTTCTTGTTTAGCCCTGAACGTGCCCGCACCCCTGTAAAAGCATTGTCTGGTGGTGAACGTAACCGTATTTTGCTTGCGAAACTTTTGCTTAAACCATCAAACCTCATCGTGATGGACGAACCAACCAATGACTTGGATATGGTGACGCTTGAACTACTTGAAGAAATGCTCAGCGCTTATAAAGGCACTTTGCTACTGATCTCACATGACCGTGCCTTCATGGACAATGTCGTGACATCGACTTGGGTCTTTGATGGTAAAGGCAATATCAATGAATATATCGGTGGCTATCAAGATTATCTACAACAGCGTCCTGATGACAAAGTGGTCGATCAAAAAGCAGCGGTAAAAAAAGCACAAGCTAAAGCAGAGGCCGCAGCAGCAACTGCTGCACCCGCAGCGAAAAAGGTCAAATTAAGCTACAAAGACCAACGTGCCCTTGAGCAATTACCGGCAGAAATGGAAGCACTTGAAAAAGAACAAGCGGATATTAATGCTTTACTCGCAGATGGTTCATTGTTTGTGACTGATTCAGACAAAGCGATGCAATTGTCAGAACGTCTTGGTGAAATTGACGAACTATTGTTCGAAAAACTAGAACGTTGGGAAGAATTAGAAAACCTGTCTAAAGGTTAA
- a CDS encoding SlyX family protein, with the protein MTKQQNLNDQASFSAPIEDLQVRIAFLDDLVDQLNDQVTKQNLEIADLQKQMKLLYQRIESADLSEGIAAFDPMTNRPPHY; encoded by the coding sequence ATGACTAAACAACAAAATTTAAATGATCAGGCGTCATTTTCCGCACCCATTGAAGATTTGCAAGTAAGAATTGCATTTTTAGATGATTTAGTTGATCAACTGAATGATCAAGTGACCAAGCAAAACTTGGAAATCGCTGATTTGCAAAAACAAATGAAGCTTTTGTATCAACGTATCGAATCTGCCGATTTATCCGAAGGTATTGCGGCTTTTGATCCAATGACCAATCGTCCACCACATTATTGA
- a CDS encoding PIN domain-containing protein — protein sequence MKKILLLDIENLPKTETELLKYCSQYNYIYLVYAKTPSGFSLDGVVKLAPFISSGKLKVLKMPKVGKDAADFGLTFIAGQLSTQFKSSDVVFEVMSNDHSMEYVVDLLKIAKFQANLISNKPLVTPQIVKEIKSEINVDSLIYQYCEYLIKQGSRPSKLDSLINSLKAILKVEEDVARVLVELLKKNKIIKFENNKPNYQDTVLQSYLKQKNITAETAETAETAETAETAETAETAETAENIGYKLDQKLSNIRLRLMPFLNVIPEKRPKYLASFEVLLEKCVPKEQVSETLELLIKSCLISVHKREITYSPQLFGN from the coding sequence ATGAAGAAAATATTGCTATTAGATATAGAGAACCTGCCTAAAACTGAAACTGAACTTTTAAAATATTGCTCACAATATAATTATATATATTTGGTTTATGCAAAAACTCCTTCTGGTTTTAGTTTGGATGGAGTGGTAAAACTAGCACCATTTATTTCATCTGGAAAATTAAAAGTTTTAAAGATGCCGAAAGTGGGTAAAGATGCAGCTGATTTCGGTCTGACATTTATCGCTGGGCAGCTCTCAACGCAATTTAAATCTAGTGATGTTGTCTTTGAAGTTATGTCGAATGATCATTCGATGGAATATGTCGTAGATCTTTTAAAAATAGCTAAATTTCAAGCAAATTTGATTTCAAATAAACCTTTAGTTACACCACAAATAGTAAAAGAAATTAAGTCAGAAATAAATGTTGACTCTCTAATCTATCAATATTGTGAATATTTAATTAAACAAGGTTCAAGACCATCAAAATTAGATAGTTTAATTAATTCACTTAAGGCAATACTTAAGGTTGAAGAGGATGTAGCAAGAGTATTAGTAGAATTATTGAAAAAAAATAAAATTATTAAGTTTGAAAATAATAAACCTAATTATCAAGATACTGTTTTGCAAAGTTATCTGAAACAAAAGAATATTACGGCTGAAACGGCTGAAACGGCTGAAACGGCTGAAACGGCTGAAACGGCTGAAACGGCTGAAACGGCTGAAACGGCTGAAAATATAGGATATAAATTAGATCAGAAACTTTCAAATATACGCTTACGGCTGATGCCTTTTTTAAATGTAATTCCTGAAAAAAGACCAAAATATTTAGCGAGTTTTGAAGTGCTATTGGAAAAATGTGTTCCTAAAGAACAGGTTTCTGAAACTTTAGAGTTATTAATTAAGTCTTGCTTAATTAGTGTGCATAAAAGAGAAATTACTTATAGTCCACAGCTTTTTGGAAACTAA
- a CDS encoding ATP-dependent helicase, translating to MSLANLIDELNPQQKTAATTDAKHSLVLAGAGCGKTKTIVARAAYLIEQGVPANQIQILTFTRRAASEIVARVELALGDQAKGLRASTFHTFCMYLLRRIPKAFGLEQFSIIDRDDQLMMFRLIRGKDDKKNPNGLPKPQELCDLYSFARNTRQKLSIALEKQMPEHLAYINVIGEIMKEYETRKRARSFLDYDDILAIVAAALAESDGLVDYVASICRHMLVDEMQDTNPLQWALLEPLKDKINLFCVGDDAQSIYGFRGADFENIHHFKERVPDAEIFKLEKNYRSTQEILDLSNWLLDQSEIKYDKRLDAHRGEGIKPKMHIFPNEFDEAKWIAIDIKERHYIEGSKWSDHMVLVRSSFAARHIEAACIAANVPYRFIGGMKLLETAHVKDLMSLLRVIANPLDDIAWMRFLTLWNGVGDVGASKLAQQLLLEPNMDSIATKLEQFGKIPLDTILIMKQMDVLRSEVHACVSLAIQAIENQLAENYKKDWSRRQSDFELVKQLSSKHGQLSEFLEAYVLDPVSISEIERQSDTDVVTLITIHSAKGTEQKVCYVVNVTPGQYPHARAQGDFDEVEEERRVLYVALTRAQNELILTKQNLNHWARETVDEKGRKVESYFMNDLTRNLCTMETHYKTRQQTVKSALIERKSINLDFGIDLD from the coding sequence ATGAGTTTAGCCAACCTGATTGATGAATTAAACCCTCAACAAAAAACTGCTGCAACGACTGATGCAAAGCACAGTTTGGTCTTGGCGGGGGCAGGCTGTGGCAAAACCAAAACGATTGTGGCACGTGCAGCCTATTTGATTGAACAAGGCGTACCTGCCAATCAAATCCAGATTTTAACTTTTACTCGCCGCGCAGCGAGTGAAATTGTCGCGCGTGTAGAGTTGGCACTTGGGGATCAAGCCAAAGGTTTACGTGCATCTACTTTTCATACCTTTTGTATGTATTTGCTGCGCCGTATTCCCAAAGCCTTTGGTTTAGAGCAGTTCTCGATTATTGATCGTGATGATCAACTGATGATGTTCCGCCTGATTCGCGGCAAAGATGATAAGAAAAATCCCAATGGTTTACCAAAGCCGCAAGAGTTGTGTGATTTATATTCCTTTGCACGCAATACTCGTCAAAAACTCAGTATCGCGCTAGAAAAACAAATGCCTGAGCATTTGGCGTATATCAACGTGATTGGCGAGATCATGAAAGAATACGAAACACGAAAACGTGCGCGTAGTTTCTTAGATTACGATGATATTTTGGCGATTGTTGCGGCTGCACTCGCTGAGTCTGATGGTTTGGTTGATTATGTCGCTTCAATTTGTCGTCATATGCTCGTTGATGAAATGCAGGATACCAACCCTCTGCAATGGGCATTACTCGAACCCTTAAAAGACAAAATCAATTTGTTCTGTGTGGGGGATGATGCGCAGTCGATTTACGGTTTCCGTGGTGCTGATTTTGAGAATATTCATCATTTTAAAGAACGTGTACCTGATGCCGAAATTTTTAAACTTGAGAAAAATTACCGTTCTACTCAAGAGATTCTAGATTTATCCAATTGGTTACTGGATCAATCCGAAATTAAATATGACAAACGCTTAGATGCTCATCGAGGGGAAGGCATTAAACCGAAAATGCATATTTTTCCAAACGAGTTTGATGAAGCTAAATGGATCGCCATAGATATCAAAGAGCGTCACTATATTGAGGGTAGTAAGTGGTCAGACCATATGGTATTGGTGCGTTCGAGTTTTGCAGCACGTCATATTGAAGCAGCGTGTATTGCCGCGAATGTGCCTTACCGCTTTATTGGTGGTATGAAATTGCTCGAAACCGCGCATGTGAAGGACTTAATGAGTCTCTTACGTGTGATTGCCAATCCACTTGATGATATTGCGTGGATGCGTTTTCTGACGCTGTGGAATGGGGTGGGTGATGTTGGTGCGAGTAAACTTGCACAGCAACTGTTGCTTGAGCCGAATATGGATAGCATTGCCACCAAGCTTGAACAATTTGGCAAGATTCCTTTAGACACAATTCTCATCATGAAGCAGATGGATGTACTGCGTTCAGAAGTGCATGCTTGCGTAAGTTTGGCGATTCAAGCGATTGAAAATCAACTCGCTGAAAACTATAAAAAAGATTGGAGCCGTCGTCAAAGCGATTTTGAACTCGTTAAACAGTTATCATCAAAACATGGTCAACTGAGTGAGTTTTTGGAAGCTTATGTGCTCGACCCTGTGTCGATTTCAGAAATTGAACGTCAATCTGATACTGATGTTGTGACTCTTATTACTATTCACTCCGCCAAAGGGACAGAACAAAAAGTCTGTTATGTGGTCAATGTCACACCGGGGCAATATCCACATGCGCGAGCACAGGGTGATTTTGATGAAGTTGAGGAAGAACGTCGTGTGCTCTACGTGGCATTAACCCGTGCACAAAATGAATTGATTCTGACTAAACAAAATTTAAATCATTGGGCACGTGAAACGGTGGATGAAAAGGGACGCAAAGTCGAAAGTTATTTTATGAATGATTTAACCCGAAATTTATGCACCATGGAAACTCACTATAAAACCCGTCAGCAAACGGTAAAAAGTGCGTTGATTGAACGAAAATCGATTAATTTAGATTTTGGTATTGATCTCGATTAA